AGGGAACTTCTGCCATGATCCAAACCTTAAAGTCTTGACCTCTTCTTAGTCCTTCTTCCTCCATAATCTTAATAGCTTTTTCTAACTCCCAAGTTGTCCTAACGAATGGGAACATTACCCAGACGTTCTTAAGACCCATCTCATCTCTAACTTTACGTATAGCTCTGACCTCTAACCTAAATGCTGGTTCATATTGCGGACTAACGTATCTTGAAACACCTCTCCAACCAATCATTGGATTTCTCTCTTCTGGTTCAAATTCCTCACCACCTATTAATCTTTTATATTCATTAGTCTTAAAGTCTGAAAACCTAACTACAACTGGTCTAGGATAAATGGCAGACGCAACCATTGAAATTCCTTCAGCCAACTTATCAACAAATAACTCTGGCTTACCAGTCTTTATTAAATAGAGAGGATGATACTTTATCCATTCACTTACAATAAATTCAATTCTCATCAAACCAATTCCGTCAAAAGGTAAATCAAGATACTTATGAATTATATCAGGCTGACCTAAATTCATATAAATTTTAGTTGCTGTTACTGGATAAAGACTAAGCAGAACGTCCCTACTGATTCCGCTAACTGCAGTAGTAGTCTGAACTGTAGCCTCCTTTTTCTCTTCAGTTTCAAATGTGAGTTTACCTTCATATACTATCCCTCTAATAGCATCCACTGTTACCTCTTCACCATCTTTAATAACCTTAGTAGCATTACCAGTACCTACAACAGCTGGTATTCCAAGTTCTCTGGAAACTATAGCAGCATGACTTGTCATTCCTCCTTCATCAGTTACAATAGCTGATGCGATTTTCATTATAGGAACCCAGTCTGGATCTGTCATTCTTGTGACTAGTATCTCACCTTTTTCAAAATCTTTAGCCTCTTTAACATCTAAAATTACTCTAGCTTTTCCGTACGCTATTCCAGGGCTTGCTGGTAAACCTCTAGTTAAAACTTTTCCAACACTAACTTTTACTTCTTCTTTTTTACTTTCAGTTTGCTTATTGGTCCAATAAGTTTCTGGCCTTGCCTGAACAATAAAAACATTATCTGGGAATTTCATATCTGCATCAATAGCCCACTCAATATCCATTGGTCTACCATAATGTTGTTCTATCTTTAAAGCAAGTTTTGCTAATTCTATTGCTTCTTCATCACTTATAGACATTTTATCCGCTTCTTCACCAGATAAATTAAGTATAACATTTTGTTTCTTTTCTCTATCATAAACTATTTTTAAAATCTTATGGGAAACTTTCTTCTCAACTATTTTTAAGGAAGATTTATCTATAACTACTTCATCGGGAGTAACTTTTCCACTTACAACAGCTTCTCCTAATCCCCAGCTTGCTTCTATCATAATATAATTTCTATCTCCAGTAGCAGGATGTAATGTGAACATAACTCCAGCGGATCTAGAGTTTACCATCTTTTGTACAACTACTGCCATCTCTACACTTATCTGATCTATTCCTTTAAATCTTCTATAGCTTATTGCTCTAGCAGTATATAAGCTGCTCCAAACTCTCTTAACTGCATCTAATAATTCTGCCCTACTCACATTCAAATATGTGTCTTGTTGACCAGCAAAACTTGCAGATTCTATGTCTTCTGCAGTAGCTGAAGATCGAACGGCAACTAGTATTTCCTTTCCAACTAATTTCGATAAATTATCAAAAGCTGACAAAATCTGATTAGCTAAATCTGGAGGAATTTCACTACTTAAAATTAGTTCTTTAATTTTACTACTTATTACTTCATCATCTTTTTCTCTTTCAAAGATTTCTTTAATCTTCTCATCTAATTTATTATATGTAATAAAATATTTATACGCATGAGAAGTTATAACAAAGCCGGGCGGTACTCTTATACCCATTGATATCAATTCGCCTAAATTAGCTCCTTTTCCACCAGCTAGACTTATCATATCTTTTCTAATATTTTTAAGATCAGTAACTAAACTCCCTTCAACAAGGGAAGAATCCAAACTTGTCTCCCAATAAAAATTCCGATTTAAACATTAAAAAATGTTTTTGACTCTTCAAAAAAGCTATTACAATTGTTTATTTTTGATTTTCATTAGATTTTTGAGCTACTGAAGTAACAAACGATGGAAGTGATGGGAACTTCTCTTTCATTCTCTGCTCTGCAACAGCGGAAGCCTCC
The nucleotide sequence above comes from Sulfurisphaera javensis. Encoded proteins:
- the ppsA gene encoding pyruvate, water dikinase; this translates as MDSSLVEGSLVTDLKNIRKDMISLAGGKGANLGELISMGIRVPPGFVITSHAYKYFITYNKLDEKIKEIFEREKDDEVISSKIKELILSSEIPPDLANQILSAFDNLSKLVGKEILVAVRSSATAEDIESASFAGQQDTYLNVSRAELLDAVKRVWSSLYTARAISYRRFKGIDQISVEMAVVVQKMVNSRSAGVMFTLHPATGDRNYIMIEASWGLGEAVVSGKVTPDEVVIDKSSLKIVEKKVSHKILKIVYDREKKQNVILNLSGEEADKMSISDEEAIELAKLALKIEQHYGRPMDIEWAIDADMKFPDNVFIVQARPETYWTNKQTESKKEEVKVSVGKVLTRGLPASPGIAYGKARVILDVKEAKDFEKGEILVTRMTDPDWVPIMKIASAIVTDEGGMTSHAAIVSRELGIPAVVGTGNATKVIKDGEEVTVDAIRGIVYEGKLTFETEEKKEATVQTTTAVSGISRDVLLSLYPVTATKIYMNLGQPDIIHKYLDLPFDGIGLMRIEFIVSEWIKYHPLYLIKTGKPELFVDKLAEGISMVASAIYPRPVVVRFSDFKTNEYKRLIGGEEFEPEERNPMIGWRGVSRYVSPQYEPAFRLEVRAIRKVRDEMGLKNVWVMFPFVRTTWELEKAIKIMEEEGLRRGQDFKVWIMAEVPSVVVLADKFAQIVDGFSIGSNDLAQLTLGVDRDSDLLARMGYYDERDPAVLESIKKLIKVAHKYGRTVSICGQAPSVYPEINEFLVRQGIDSISVNPDAVIQVRRQVASIEQKIMLEKLRNKK